Sequence from the Segatella copri genome:
GGATTGCTGCTTGCCCTGATGCCTCAGGTGTTTATCGCCTGGCTGATGTTCATCCTGGCGTTCATCCTGATTTTGGGCGCTCTGACCCAGTTTGTCAATCTGGCTTCAGCAGCTAAGATGGGACGCGTAGGCATTCTCTTCTGGCTCTTCCCTTCAGCCCTTCTTCTGCTGGGGCTGCTCGCCATCATCAAGCCTTCAGCCATCGCCTCTGCTCCTCTTTTCATCATCGGTTGGGGTATGCTCATCTATGGAGTAGTAGAGCTTCTCAACGCCTTTAAAATCTCCAATAACAAGAGAATCTGGCTGAAAAACCAGCAGCAGCAGAAACAGGATTCAAAGGAGATTTATGTGGATGTAGAGGAAGTGAAGAACGAAGAGTAAAACAACGAAATCATTATATCATCATATATGAATAAAATTAAGTCTCTCTTTGCCTGGTTATGGCAAAAGTTTCGCGCATTCTGTACCTGGTACAAAGGATTGTATCAGGGCAGGGCGTGGTATACCAAGACCCTCGTTGCCTTGGCAAGTTGTATAGTCGCCTTCATCTTGTATCTGGGCGCAGTAGATATCAACTTCTTATGGCTCTTCGGCAAGTCACCTGGCTATTTCTCAGGCATCCTGGACCCACAGACCTCAGAGGCCTCTGAAATCTATTCGGCTGATGGAAAGCTCATCGGCAAGTATTTCAACGAAAACCGTACTCCGGTAGAATATGATGAGGTAACACCTGATTTCTTCAAGGCACTGGTAGATACCGAGGATGAACGATTCTACAAGCATATCGGTATCGACCCTATCGGTGTGTTTGCTGCTGCCAAGGATGCACTCCTCCATCATAACGGGCGCGGTGCTTCTACCATCACACAGCAGCTGGCGAAGAACATGTTCCGTGTACGTTCGCAATATTCTACCGGTTTGCTGGGCAAGATTCCTGTACTCCGCCTGCTCATCATCAAGAGCAAGGAGTGGATCATCGCGGTAAAACTTGAAACGGTGTTCAGCAAGAAGGAAATCATCACC
This genomic interval carries:
- a CDS encoding DUF308 domain-containing protein encodes the protein MKVIHSSIFRAVCAIIVGVLLIQYREQTVTWITIAIGVLFFLSGVISLASYWAAKRNAEKMQGQILSDSNGKPIMGMMPKFPLVSVGSLILGLLLALMPQVFIAWLMFILAFILILGALTQFVNLASAAKMGRVGILFWLFPSALLLLGLLAIIKPSAIASAPLFIIGWGMLIYGVVELLNAFKISNNKRIWLKNQQQQKQDSKEIYVDVEEVKNEE